A section of the Bifidobacterium sp. ESL0728 genome encodes:
- a CDS encoding aminopeptidase P family protein has protein sequence MSEVITANDKEYEAQEMAQAPGADQPMEDRTNNRTLRPTTSKKFAEFMKTGWDNQEPEIEPLESSKFIPARLEALGKRFPGERIVIPAGTPKVRNNDDDYAFRPNTEFSYYTGLGQDYEAGAVLVLNPVDPESPEAKAGKTHTPELFVAPRADNSTEAYYVDAHYGEYWVGPRAGLKELNAMTGIATHDIAQLPDALGKDVGAEAGAVRMRVVRLADPEMTAEVENVREANGFPDPATNEKADDELQEFASTARMVKDSYEVGEIRKAVAATKDGFDRILTRLPEAVGKPRSERMLEGEFNAVSREEGNTVGYDTIIASGEHAPILHWMRNTGVVGHGEMLLIDAGIEVDSLYTADITRTFPVDGKFTPLQKKIYQAVLDSQQAGFEAAKPGATYSDIHHACMRVIAQKLHDWGILKVDVEESLSPQGQQHRRWLACGVAHHLGLDVHDCAQARYESYQGAKITPGMVFTIEPGLYFAKNDLLIPPEMRGIGVRIEDDVLMTENGPEWISKDIPKQIDDVEKWMAQRAAARK, from the coding sequence ATGAGCGAAGTCATTACGGCAAACGACAAGGAATACGAGGCACAGGAAATGGCACAGGCACCGGGAGCAGACCAACCGATGGAAGACAGGACCAACAACCGCACACTGCGGCCGACCACGTCCAAGAAGTTCGCGGAATTCATGAAGACCGGCTGGGACAATCAGGAACCGGAAATCGAGCCGTTGGAATCCAGCAAGTTCATTCCCGCGCGTCTCGAAGCCCTCGGCAAGCGCTTCCCTGGCGAGCGCATCGTCATTCCCGCCGGCACCCCGAAAGTGCGCAACAACGACGACGACTACGCCTTCCGCCCCAATACCGAGTTCTCGTATTACACCGGACTTGGGCAGGATTACGAGGCCGGAGCGGTGCTTGTGCTGAACCCCGTCGACCCCGAAAGCCCTGAAGCGAAGGCCGGCAAGACACATACTCCGGAGCTTTTCGTGGCCCCTCGCGCCGACAACAGCACCGAAGCCTACTACGTCGACGCCCATTACGGCGAGTACTGGGTCGGCCCGCGCGCAGGCTTGAAGGAACTCAACGCGATGACCGGCATCGCCACCCACGATATCGCCCAACTGCCCGACGCTTTGGGCAAGGACGTCGGTGCCGAAGCCGGTGCTGTGCGTATGCGCGTGGTTCGCTTGGCCGACCCGGAGATGACCGCCGAAGTCGAGAATGTCCGCGAAGCCAATGGCTTCCCCGATCCCGCCACCAACGAAAAGGCCGACGACGAGCTGCAGGAATTCGCCTCGACCGCGCGTATGGTCAAGGATTCCTATGAGGTCGGCGAGATTCGCAAGGCCGTCGCCGCCACGAAGGACGGCTTCGACCGCATCCTGACCCGCCTGCCCGAAGCCGTCGGCAAGCCGCGCAGCGAGCGCATGCTCGAAGGCGAATTCAACGCCGTTTCCCGCGAAGAGGGCAATACCGTCGGCTACGACACCATCATCGCCTCCGGTGAGCATGCGCCGATCCTGCACTGGATGCGCAACACCGGCGTGGTCGGCCACGGCGAGATGCTGCTGATCGACGCTGGCATCGAGGTCGACAGTCTTTACACCGCCGACATCACCCGCACCTTCCCCGTGGACGGCAAGTTCACGCCGTTGCAGAAGAAGATCTATCAAGCGGTGCTCGATAGCCAGCAGGCCGGTTTCGAGGCCGCCAAGCCAGGTGCCACCTATTCCGACATCCACCACGCCTGCATGCGCGTCATCGCGCAGAAACTGCACGACTGGGGCATTTTGAAGGTCGACGTGGAGGAATCGCTCTCCCCGCAAGGCCAGCAGCATCGCCGTTGGCTCGCCTGCGGCGTGGCGCACCACCTTGGCCTCGATGTGCACGATTGCGCGCAGGCCCGCTACGAGTCCTATCAGGGCGCGAAGATCACGCCGGGCATGGTCTTCACCATCGAGCCGGGTCTCTACTTCGCCAAGAACGACCTGCTGATCCCGCCGGAGATGCGCGGCATCGGCGTACGTATCGAGGATGACGTACTGATGACCGAAAACGGCCCGGAATGGATCTCCAAGGACATCCCGAAGCAGATCGACGACGTAGAAAAGTGGATGGCGCAGCGCGCGGCGGCCAGGAAGTAA
- a CDS encoding NUDIX domain-containing protein, protein MTTPSFIIKLRKKIGHELLWLNGVTGLVEDTSGRILLGQRADTGEWAMVYGINEPGEQPADTVVREIKEETGIDAEVTDLVAVTSSSEIITYANGDRTQYMDHSFLCRLKPGGNADPFVGDDESLKVGWFSRDSLPQPLAKSTVERLKIFDEYQRNKAAGDAHALFMVGKEIH, encoded by the coding sequence ATGACTACACCATCGTTCATCATCAAGCTGCGCAAGAAAATCGGGCACGAGCTACTGTGGCTCAACGGAGTCACCGGGCTCGTCGAAGACACTTCCGGCCGGATCCTGCTTGGCCAGCGGGCCGATACCGGCGAATGGGCTATGGTGTACGGCATCAACGAACCCGGCGAGCAACCTGCCGACACCGTCGTGCGCGAAATCAAGGAAGAGACCGGCATCGATGCCGAAGTCACCGATTTGGTTGCGGTAACTTCCTCTTCGGAAATCATCACCTACGCCAACGGCGACCGCACGCAGTATATGGACCATTCGTTCCTCTGCCGTCTCAAGCCGGGCGGGAACGCCGATCCGTTCGTCGGCGACGACGAAAGCCTCAAGGTCGGCTGGTTCTCGCGCGACTCACTCCCCCAACCGCTGGCCAAAAGCACCGTCGAACGCCTGAAAATCTTCGACGAATACCAACGCAACAAGGCCGCCGGCGACGCTCACGCCTTGTTCATGGTCGGCAAGGAAATTCATTAA
- a CDS encoding ROK family transcriptional regulator, whose translation MPDFPDDSTRVPAPQSVVSERNRSRTLWHLYHYGISSRAQIAKALGLTPAAITKITARLIDAGIVTETGDMKGSKRRRSIGLKIDTERFHFIGVKFARSLVQIGVFDLKGTRLSLADMPRVSDDTIDAAIAATHKAIDSLLKTDHDIVAIGMAVPGPYLHGTGYAALVSSMPHWRNINFQKEFGQDCPVPVFIEQDARAGALAQRLFGGFDDAGSLAYFLLGEGVGLGVIENGRLVYGNLGASTELGHVSIDAVNGKKCECGNVGCLECYCSAGAIHEQIDKLGIVEGSEAMTHIEACQALFAQSQDSNGASDVSAKASTGSDHTNKGSNNTTCNIDTESDNAGTNSGTSAADAERIAKARQLVAEIGRYVGYGCVIICNAFNPKRIVLGDIGALGGQQLIDAAQAVVDQRVIPEIAQSTEITFSGLPTDAAVLGAAATAITQFLDRPSYFRAAHPPGNAE comes from the coding sequence ATGCCGGACTTTCCCGACGATTCGACCCGTGTCCCCGCCCCGCAATCGGTGGTTTCGGAACGCAACCGTTCAAGAACCCTGTGGCACCTTTATCACTACGGCATCTCATCGCGAGCGCAAATCGCCAAAGCGCTCGGTCTGACTCCCGCCGCCATCACAAAAATCACCGCACGTCTGATCGACGCCGGAATCGTCACCGAAACCGGCGATATGAAAGGCAGCAAACGCCGTCGATCCATCGGGCTGAAAATCGACACCGAGCGTTTCCACTTCATCGGGGTCAAATTCGCACGCAGCCTCGTGCAAATCGGTGTCTTCGACCTGAAAGGCACACGCCTGAGCCTCGCCGACATGCCCCGCGTCAGCGATGATACGATTGACGCAGCCATTGCCGCCACACACAAAGCCATCGATTCCCTGCTCAAAACCGACCACGATATCGTCGCCATCGGCATGGCCGTGCCCGGCCCGTACCTGCACGGCACCGGTTACGCGGCACTTGTTTCCAGCATGCCGCACTGGCGCAACATCAACTTCCAGAAGGAATTCGGGCAAGACTGCCCTGTCCCCGTCTTCATCGAGCAGGACGCACGGGCCGGAGCTCTGGCACAACGGCTTTTCGGCGGATTCGACGACGCCGGCAGCCTCGCCTATTTCCTGCTCGGCGAAGGTGTCGGCCTCGGGGTCATCGAAAACGGCAGACTCGTCTACGGCAACCTCGGTGCCTCCACCGAACTCGGCCACGTTTCCATCGATGCGGTCAATGGCAAAAAGTGCGAATGCGGGAACGTCGGATGCCTTGAATGCTATTGCTCCGCCGGCGCGATCCACGAGCAAATCGACAAACTCGGCATCGTTGAAGGCTCCGAGGCGATGACACATATCGAAGCGTGCCAGGCATTGTTTGCCCAATCACAAGACAGCAACGGAGCTTCCGACGTATCGGCCAAGGCCAGTACCGGCAGCGATCACACGAATAAGGGCAGCAACAACACTACCTGCAACATTGACACCGAAAGCGATAATGCCGGAACAAACTCCGGCACGAGTGCAGCGGACGCTGAAAGAATCGCCAAAGCGCGTCAACTCGTCGCTGAAATCGGCCGTTACGTGGGCTACGGATGCGTCATCATCTGCAACGCCTTCAACCCGAAGCGCATCGTCTTGGGCGATATCGGCGCGCTCGGAGGTCAGCAGCTGATCGATGCCGCGCAGGCGGTGGTCGACCAACGCGTCATCCCCGAAATCGCTCAATCCACCGAAATCACCTTCTCCGGCCTGCCCACCGACGCGGCGGTCCTCGGCGCCGCAGCCACGGCCATCACCCAGTTTTTGGATCGTCCTTCCTATTTCCGTGCCGCCCATCCGCCTGGAAATGCAGAATGA
- a CDS encoding carbohydrate kinase: MTKPIVVSLGELLWDMLPTGKRAGGAPVNFAYHAAMNGAEGHAISAVGEDPLGDELVAAIEKSGVESIIQRNAWPTSTVEVALKNGIPEYTIIKGVAWDHILYTRELINMVQKADAICYGTLALRSQESHDTIVELLKHAKPTAMKFFDINIRGDHYSKDLINELLGYATVFKINDAELLLLRDMFDIRGTSDEEACNWFMEKYDLNYVILTGGSTFSTIIAKDGESSTLDTPRVDVVDTVGAGDSFSGTFTAKVLTGASLQEAHRAAVNTAAFVCTQNGAWPKYPENIPNYLGESEK; this comes from the coding sequence ATGACCAAGCCAATCGTCGTTTCCCTAGGAGAACTACTCTGGGACATGCTCCCGACCGGCAAGCGCGCTGGCGGCGCTCCCGTCAATTTCGCCTATCACGCCGCGATGAACGGTGCGGAAGGCCACGCCATCAGCGCCGTGGGCGAAGACCCGCTGGGCGATGAGCTCGTCGCAGCCATCGAAAAGTCCGGCGTCGAATCCATCATCCAACGCAACGCCTGGCCGACCTCCACCGTCGAGGTCGCGCTGAAAAACGGCATCCCGGAATACACCATCATCAAGGGTGTTGCCTGGGACCACATCCTCTACACCCGCGAGCTGATCAACATGGTGCAGAAGGCCGACGCAATCTGTTACGGCACGCTCGCCCTGCGCAGCCAGGAGTCCCACGACACCATCGTCGAGCTTTTGAAGCACGCCAAGCCCACCGCCATGAAGTTCTTCGACATCAACATCCGCGGCGACCACTATTCCAAGGATCTGATCAACGAACTACTCGGCTACGCGACCGTCTTCAAGATCAACGACGCCGAGCTACTGCTGCTGCGCGACATGTTCGACATCCGCGGCACCTCCGACGAGGAGGCATGCAACTGGTTCATGGAAAAGTACGACCTCAACTATGTCATCCTGACCGGCGGCTCGACCTTCAGCACGATCATCGCCAAGGACGGGGAATCCTCCACGCTTGACACCCCGCGCGTCGATGTCGTCGACACCGTCGGCGCCGGCGATTCCTTCTCCGGCACGTTCACCGCCAAGGTGCTAACGGGTGCCTCGTTGCAGGAAGCGCACCGTGCCGCCGTCAATACCGCCGCCTTCGTCTGCACGCAGAACGGCGCCTGGCCCAAGTATCCGGAGAACATTCCGAATTATCTGGGTGAGTCCGAGAAGTGA
- the nagA gene encoding N-acetylglucosamine-6-phosphate deacetylase, whose amino-acid sequence MISQDRQQTVERVTKAVEGTALPWLVVHGARKVDARGMQDDFWLIARDGVITATGSGEMSLASAARGFGITAEEVRNDARDKGYDDAAGNGRDAVSTLSFKSGVVVFDAQGKNLTPGYIDIHAHGSWDRSFDDGLEGIDIARAGHLVHGTTRQVLSLITNPMDVMCANLKNVKAAMGKRTDVLGAHLEGPFLALSRKGAHDPKCLKDPTDDLVDRLLDAADGSIRQITIAPELPHGISAIKRFAAAGVVPAVGHCDADYETAKRGFEAGSRIMTHIFNAMNGLKHREPGPIPAAVEDPRVTIELINDGFHVQNPVLKMAVKFAPHRIAFVTDAMSATDCPDGAYKLGALDVAVKDGHARLVSNGSIAGSTLLLERSVERAVNVLGMAPSDAVEAATLTPARAFGFDRVNAVTGAPLGLLSPGYAADVLISDPETWQVEHVWCGGRQVR is encoded by the coding sequence ATGATATCGCAAGATAGGCAGCAGACGGTTGAACGCGTCACGAAGGCCGTAGAAGGCACGGCGCTTCCTTGGCTGGTTGTACACGGTGCCCGCAAAGTGGACGCTCGTGGCATGCAGGATGATTTTTGGCTGATTGCCCGCGATGGTGTGATTACGGCCACCGGGAGCGGAGAAATGTCGTTGGCTTCGGCGGCTCGAGGTTTTGGCATCACCGCGGAAGAAGTTCGCAATGATGCTCGCGACAAAGGTTACGATGATGCCGCCGGCAACGGGCGAGATGCGGTTTCGACTCTCTCGTTCAAATCCGGCGTGGTTGTCTTCGACGCCCAAGGCAAAAACCTCACGCCCGGCTATATCGACATCCACGCGCACGGCTCGTGGGATCGGTCATTCGACGACGGCCTTGAAGGCATTGATATCGCGCGTGCCGGTCATCTGGTGCACGGTACCACGCGTCAGGTGCTTTCGCTGATTACCAACCCGATGGACGTGATGTGCGCGAATCTCAAAAACGTCAAAGCGGCCATGGGCAAGCGCACGGACGTTCTTGGCGCTCACCTGGAAGGTCCGTTCCTGGCGCTTTCCCGCAAGGGCGCACACGACCCGAAATGTCTGAAAGACCCGACCGACGATTTGGTCGACCGTCTTCTCGATGCCGCCGACGGTTCGATTCGGCAAATCACCATCGCCCCCGAACTGCCGCACGGAATAAGCGCCATCAAGCGATTCGCGGCAGCAGGTGTCGTGCCGGCTGTGGGCCATTGCGACGCCGACTATGAGACCGCCAAGCGTGGTTTCGAGGCCGGCTCCAGGATCATGACCCATATCTTCAACGCGATGAACGGCTTGAAGCACCGCGAACCTGGCCCGATTCCGGCGGCGGTGGAAGATCCTCGCGTCACCATCGAGCTCATCAACGACGGCTTCCACGTGCAGAACCCGGTATTGAAGATGGCGGTGAAATTCGCGCCTCATCGCATTGCCTTCGTCACCGACGCGATGTCGGCCACGGATTGCCCTGACGGAGCCTACAAGCTGGGTGCGTTGGATGTTGCGGTCAAAGACGGTCACGCTCGTCTGGTCTCTAACGGTTCCATCGCCGGTTCCACGTTGCTGCTTGAGCGTTCCGTCGAGCGTGCGGTCAACGTGTTGGGCATGGCACCGAGCGATGCCGTCGAGGCGGCCACGCTCACACCGGCCCGCGCATTCGGTTTCGACCGCGTGAACGCCGTCACCGGTGCGCCGCTTGGTCTGCTTTCGCCTGGGTATGCCGCCGATGTGCTGATCAGCGACCCCGAGACCTGGCAAGTCGAACACGTCTGGTGCGGCGGCCGTCAGGTTCGTTGA
- the nagB gene encoding glucosamine-6-phosphate deaminase, with amino-acid sequence MAEIIITKDEDEAGEIYAKCVADLIESKPNAVLGLATGSSPLAAYKHLAAAVKARKLDVSQVRGFALDEYAGLDPAHPQSYRSTITRTVVEPLGLDPAKVRVPNGNLETIQNAGREYDAAIETAGGVDVQILGIGTDGHIGFNEPGSSLASGTRIKTLAEQTRVDNARFFEGDVNKVPTHCITQGIGTIMKARHLVLLAFGEGKAEAIKETCEGGISAFCPASALQLHPHATIIVDEAAASKLAHKDYYRYAYEHKPAWQEI; translated from the coding sequence ATGGCAGAAATCATCATTACCAAAGATGAAGATGAGGCCGGCGAGATTTACGCCAAGTGCGTCGCCGATCTGATCGAAAGCAAGCCGAACGCCGTACTCGGCCTGGCCACGGGTTCCAGCCCGCTGGCGGCCTACAAGCATCTGGCTGCGGCAGTGAAGGCGCGCAAGCTCGATGTCAGCCAAGTGCGCGGTTTCGCGCTCGACGAGTACGCCGGCCTCGACCCGGCCCACCCGCAGTCCTACCGCAGCACGATCACCCGCACGGTGGTCGAGCCTTTGGGCCTCGATCCGGCCAAGGTGCGCGTGCCCAACGGCAACCTTGAGACAATCCAGAACGCCGGGCGCGAGTATGATGCGGCGATCGAGACCGCGGGCGGCGTGGACGTGCAGATTCTCGGCATCGGCACTGACGGCCATATCGGCTTCAACGAGCCTGGGTCCTCGCTCGCCAGCGGCACCCGCATCAAGACGCTCGCGGAGCAGACCCGCGTCGACAACGCCCGCTTCTTCGAAGGCGACGTCAACAAAGTACCCACCCACTGCATCACGCAAGGCATCGGCACGATTATGAAAGCCCGCCACTTGGTCCTGCTCGCGTTCGGCGAGGGCAAGGCCGAGGCCATCAAGGAGACCTGCGAGGGCGGCATCAGCGCCTTCTGCCCGGCTTCCGCGCTGCAGCTGCACCCGCACGCCACCATCATCGTCGACGAGGCCGCCGCCTCCAAGCTCGCGCATAAGGATTACTACCGTTATGCCTACGAGCACAAGCCGGCGTGGCAGGAGATCTGA
- a CDS encoding ROK family protein — protein MTNAIEDSAMRPAHMSFNDASSHSTQALRCPGRYIGVDIGGTKIAGALLDFDKQGGCRVLDTARVPARPGCREVVEDVNRVVGLLCSDESRNQTELDSSHESGRIDDSALIGIGLCIPGRVYPKTGVVENVANLGIPRLALADEISEANGLPAHLENDVNAATLGAYVTLGDRNETQSESQSASDVFAFLNLGTGLAAGVLRDGVLDSGFSGVVGEIGHIPVERHRWLCGCGQKGCLESAAGGNAIKRQWPQADPPMPDIIAKANDAGNPQHKAACEVLGTVIGAIADAIDVLALAVDSRIIMIGGGTAKTGAPLLDAIRAELRTRASDSPFIASLHLDGRVALVDSNKPIGCIGAGYAMARTVNG, from the coding sequence ATGACGAACGCTATTGAAGACAGTGCCATGAGGCCGGCGCATATGTCTTTTAATGATGCCAGTTCTCATAGTACCCAGGCTTTGCGTTGCCCGGGACGATATATCGGCGTCGATATCGGCGGCACGAAAATCGCAGGTGCATTGCTGGATTTCGACAAACAGGGCGGGTGCCGTGTGCTCGATACGGCACGCGTTCCGGCGCGACCGGGATGCCGAGAGGTTGTAGAGGATGTGAACCGAGTCGTCGGTTTGCTGTGTAGCGATGAATCGCGCAATCAGACGGAGTTGGATTCGTCGCATGAATCAGGACGGATCGATGATTCGGCGTTAATCGGTATCGGTCTGTGCATCCCCGGTCGGGTCTACCCGAAAACCGGCGTGGTGGAAAATGTGGCCAACCTCGGTATCCCGCGTCTTGCGCTGGCCGACGAAATCAGCGAAGCCAACGGTTTGCCGGCCCATCTCGAAAACGATGTCAACGCCGCTACGCTGGGGGCTTACGTCACGCTTGGCGATCGCAACGAAACGCAATCGGAAAGCCAATCGGCAAGTGACGTATTCGCGTTCCTCAATCTCGGAACCGGCCTCGCCGCAGGCGTTCTGCGCGACGGCGTGCTCGACAGCGGTTTCAGCGGAGTGGTCGGCGAAATCGGCCATATCCCTGTCGAACGGCACCGTTGGCTCTGCGGATGCGGTCAGAAAGGTTGCCTTGAAAGCGCTGCCGGAGGCAACGCCATCAAGCGCCAATGGCCGCAAGCCGACCCGCCGATGCCCGACATCATCGCCAAGGCAAATGATGCCGGAAATCCTCAGCATAAGGCAGCTTGCGAGGTTTTAGGCACCGTTATCGGGGCCATCGCCGATGCCATCGACGTCCTCGCGCTCGCCGTTGACTCTAGAATCATCATGATCGGCGGGGGAACGGCCAAAACGGGTGCTCCGCTGCTTGACGCGATACGCGCCGAGCTTCGCACCCGCGCCTCAGACAGTCCGTTCATCGCCTCGTTGCATCTGGACGGCCGGGTTGCCTTGGTGGACTCAAACAAGCCAATCGGCTGCATCGGTGCGGGTTATGCGATGGCCAGAACCGTCAACGGATAA
- a CDS encoding ROK family protein produces MSRKSLKSDPSDIRAVNIRTAFRLVTDAETISRAELGRRMGLSRMAISDLTGEMIDNRLLREVGLDHRSGRGKRSVMLAVDADGWCVASVDLTQRFVLRAVLTDLLGRILERVEISYESSGRLRIEDVDAVCAKVLGLTNRPVLGLGVAVPGVVNAEGVVVRSVNLGWAGVALKARLEGKLHLPVLVCNDVNMGLLGECAFGDGSADSLFVHIGQGVGAAVCVDGKIVDGSGYSAGEIGHVVVAPDGPQCVCGKRGCLEMMVSVPKLRERIEAEPQARETILANAGTMLGGALAMSVSLLDLADVSVAGPADIVGTAFLEAMREELKGKTFVDYHGQPSVRRCQQGDDLVLRGQAEAVIRRLVDSIHTRHESVQSGLEGAGSGEKAVRETNKADVMQNIAQSNGAQPVKKRGETI; encoded by the coding sequence ATGAGTCGGAAGTCTCTGAAATCGGATCCCTCGGATATCCGTGCTGTCAATATCCGTACGGCGTTCAGGCTCGTTACCGACGCCGAGACGATATCCCGTGCCGAGCTGGGGCGCCGCATGGGGCTTTCCAGAATGGCGATCAGCGATCTGACCGGTGAGATGATTGATAACCGTCTGCTGCGTGAGGTAGGACTTGACCATCGCTCCGGGCGTGGCAAGCGTTCGGTGATGCTTGCCGTTGACGCCGACGGCTGGTGCGTGGCTTCCGTCGATCTGACCCAGCGGTTTGTGCTGAGGGCGGTGTTGACCGATTTGCTTGGTCGCATCCTCGAACGTGTGGAAATCTCCTATGAAAGCTCCGGACGGCTCAGAATCGAAGATGTGGATGCCGTGTGCGCCAAGGTGCTTGGTCTCACCAATCGGCCGGTGTTGGGGTTGGGGGTTGCGGTACCCGGCGTTGTCAATGCCGAAGGCGTAGTGGTTCGTTCGGTCAATCTTGGATGGGCCGGTGTCGCTTTGAAAGCCCGCCTTGAAGGGAAGCTTCATCTGCCGGTTCTGGTCTGTAATGACGTCAATATGGGGCTTTTGGGGGAATGCGCTTTTGGCGACGGTTCTGCGGATTCGCTGTTCGTCCATATAGGACAGGGCGTGGGCGCGGCCGTGTGCGTTGACGGAAAGATCGTCGACGGCAGCGGATATTCGGCCGGTGAGATCGGGCACGTCGTGGTTGCCCCCGATGGTCCGCAGTGCGTCTGTGGCAAGCGGGGATGCCTGGAAATGATGGTGAGCGTCCCGAAACTCCGCGAACGCATCGAGGCTGAACCACAAGCACGGGAAACAATTCTCGCCAATGCGGGAACCATGCTGGGCGGCGCACTGGCCATGTCGGTGAGTCTTCTTGATTTGGCGGATGTCTCGGTGGCGGGTCCGGCCGATATCGTCGGAACGGCGTTTTTAGAGGCCATGCGTGAGGAGCTGAAGGGCAAAACCTTCGTTGACTATCATGGCCAGCCGTCGGTTCGTCGTTGTCAGCAAGGCGACGACCTCGTGTTGCGCGGCCAGGCCGAAGCGGTTATTCGCCGTCTGGTCGACAGTATCCATACACGTCACGAAAGCGTTCAAAGCGGGCTTGAAGGTGCAGGTTCCGGCGAAAAAGCAGTGCGCGAAACAAACAAAGCTGACGTAATGCAAAATATAGCTCAGAGCAATGGAGCTCAGCCAGTGAAGAAAAGGGGCGAAACGATATGA